The Chthoniobacterales bacterium genomic interval GCCGGGTTCCAGCAGACCAGCGTCACCCTCGAGGAAGCCGCCCAGAATCTCGGCTGCCCGCCCTTCCGCGCGCTCCGCAAAATCACCTTGCCCCTCATCGCCGCGAATCTCATGGCCGGCGGCCTGCTCGCCTTCAGCTTTGCCATGCTCGAAGTCAGCGACAGCCTCATCCTCGCCCAAAAGCAGCAGGACTTCCCAATCACGAAAGCCATCTACGAGCTCTACCAGCTTCTCGGCGACGGCCGCTTCATCGCGAGCGCGCTCGGCGTCTGGGCCATGGTCTTCCTCGGCGTCTGCATCCTCGGCGCCAGCCTCATCCTCGGCAGAAAACTCGGCGCCATCTTCCGCGTGTAACGCTCCTCCCGCGGCGCCTCGCACAGCCTCGCTCGAAGGCGGATTTGCCGGCACGCGCATTCCCGCTTGCCGCGCCCGCACGCAAAATATCTAGTGCCGCACCATGGTTGAAACGCTCAATGCATGGATCGCCGCGGGAGCCAGCGCGGTTTGGGGCCCCTGGCTGGTGTGGACGCTTTTCGCCGTGCACCTTTTCCTTACGGTGCGCACCGGCTTCGTCCAGCGCCACATCTTTCGCGCCATCAAACTCTCGATCACGCCCGACAAGGGCGCACCCGGCGACGTCAGCCAGTTCGGCGCGCTCGTCACCGCCCTCGCCGCGACCATCGGCACCGGCAACATCTTCGGCGTCGCCGGCGCCGTGCTCATCGGGGGCCCCGGCGCGGTGCTCTGGATGTGGCTCACCGGCGTCTTCGGCATCGCCACGAAATACAGCGAGGCCCTCCTCGCGGTGAAATATCGCGTCGTCAACGAGCACGGCGAGATGCGCGGCGGCCCCATGGTCGTGCTCGAGCGGGCGTTGAACGCCAAATGGCTCGGCGTGATCTTCGCCATTTTCACCGCGCTGGCCGCCTTCGGCATCGGCAACATGGCGCAGAGCAATGCCATCACCGAAATGCTCGTCGCCAAGAAGGCCTTCCTTCCCTTCGCCCTCAGCGACGAGGCCATCAAATACGGCCTCGGGGCGTTGATGGCCATCGGCACGGCCTTCGTCATCATCGGCGGCATCAAGTCCATCGCGCGCGTCTGCGAGGTGCTCGTGCCCTTCATGGCCGCCTTCTACGTCATCGGCTGCCTCATCATCCTCGCCTTCTCGTGGGACAAGCTCGGCGCCACCTTCTCGCTGATCGTCACGAGCGCCTTCAACGGCCACGCGGCCGTCGGAGGCTTCGCCGGCGCGGGGATTGCCGCCGTGATGCGCGCCGGCATCGCCCGAGGGCTCTTCTCGAACGAATCCGGCCTGGGCAGCGCACCGATTGTCGCGGCGGCCGCGCAAACGAAGGATCCCGTGCGCCAGGCGCTCGTCTCCAGCACCGGCACGTTCTGGGACACGGTCGTCATCTGCGCGCTCACCGGCCTCGTGGTCGTGAGTTCCGGCGACTGGTCCGGCGACGGCATGACGAAGGCAAGCCTGTGCAGCAGCGCCTTCCATCATCTCGGTTTCTTCGGCGACCTCATTCTGCTCGGCGGCCTGCTGACGTTCGTCTTCTCGACGATCCTCGGCTGGTCCTACTACGGCGAGAAGGCCGTGGAATACCTCCTCGGCATCCGGGCCGTCCTCCCCTACCGCTGGCTCTGGGTCGCCGCGGTCTTCATCGGCGCCGTCTGGAAATCCGGCGCCGTCTGGGATTTCTCCGACATGATGAACGGCCTCATGGCCGTGCCGAACATCATCTCGCTCTT includes:
- a CDS encoding sodium:alanine symporter family protein; this encodes MVETLNAWIAAGASAVWGPWLVWTLFAVHLFLTVRTGFVQRHIFRAIKLSITPDKGAPGDVSQFGALVTALAATIGTGNIFGVAGAVLIGGPGAVLWMWLTGVFGIATKYSEALLAVKYRVVNEHGEMRGGPMVVLERALNAKWLGVIFAIFTALAAFGIGNMAQSNAITEMLVAKKAFLPFALSDEAIKYGLGALMAIGTAFVIIGGIKSIARVCEVLVPFMAAFYVIGCLIILAFSWDKLGATFSLIVTSAFNGHAAVGGFAGAGIAAVMRAGIARGLFSNESGLGSAPIVAAAAQTKDPVRQALVSSTGTFWDTVVICALTGLVVVSSGDWSGDGMTKASLCSSAFHHLGFFGDLILLGGLLTFVFSTILGWSYYGEKAVEYLLGIRAVLPYRWLWVAAVFIGAVWKSGAVWDFSDMMNGLMAVPNIISLFLLSHVIAAETKRYFAENKS